The proteins below are encoded in one region of Pseudonocardia sp. DSM 110487:
- a CDS encoding ABC transporter ATP-binding protein, whose amino-acid sequence MSDSRAAEPLLELRDIEAGYGRAALVLRGLSVSVPAGTVVCLVGPNGAGKSTVLKVASGLLAPRSGAVRVDGQDVTGLSPQRMLAAGVAHVLQGHSVFPEMTVAENVTLGAYTVTDKARIAERVAFVQGLFPVVRERWRSLAGLLSGGQQKQVEFARSLMVSPKVLLLDEPSMGLDPKATAVVFEQVVAMREAGLAILLVEQNARRALETADLGCVLDLGRVHISGPAAELLADPQLAELYLGGRPTVTERK is encoded by the coding sequence GTGTCTGATTCAAGGGCGGCTGAACCCCTTCTGGAACTGCGCGACATCGAAGCCGGCTACGGCCGCGCCGCGCTCGTGCTGCGCGGGCTGTCGGTCAGCGTGCCGGCGGGCACGGTCGTGTGCCTGGTCGGCCCGAACGGCGCAGGCAAGTCCACCGTGCTCAAGGTCGCGAGCGGGCTGCTCGCGCCGCGCTCGGGTGCCGTCCGCGTCGACGGGCAGGACGTCACCGGGCTGTCCCCGCAGCGGATGCTGGCCGCTGGCGTCGCCCACGTGCTGCAGGGGCACAGCGTCTTCCCCGAGATGACCGTGGCCGAGAACGTCACGCTCGGGGCGTACACGGTCACCGACAAGGCCCGGATCGCCGAGCGGGTTGCGTTCGTGCAGGGCCTCTTCCCGGTGGTCCGCGAGCGTTGGCGCTCGCTCGCAGGCCTTCTGTCGGGTGGCCAGCAGAAGCAGGTGGAGTTCGCCCGCTCGCTGATGGTCAGCCCCAAGGTGCTGCTGCTCGACGAGCCGTCCATGGGCCTGGACCCCAAAGCCACCGCCGTGGTGTTCGAGCAGGTCGTCGCCATGCGCGAGGCCGGGCTCGCGATCCTGCTCGTCGAGCAGAACGCCCGGCGCGCGCTGGAGACCGCCGACCTTGGCTGCGTCCTCGACCTCGGCCGCGTGCACATCAGCGGCCCCGCAGCGGAGCTCCTCGCCGACCCGCAGCTCGCCGAGCTGTACCTCGGCGGGCGTCCCACCGTCACAGAGAGAAAGTAG
- a CDS encoding proteophosphoglycan 5: protein MGLVTLDLPKPRDMRGRWAAFAAVLAARGWGRGCHATDAVWHFDDGGGNWADLHHVDGGRAVLVGHDHEYSDTYFAAAAEYFQEPETDLLAEAPGWWAPPARAAMDRGLWVGFVYGYEHGVWRRAEYEVSDGFASVGLPAVDDERCRELVVEFTQEAPGLAGGEPDPRAVDALIAADADVTEAHVRAVIGPTGWDPAAGAAAARAFLRV from the coding sequence ATGGGACTCGTCACGCTCGACCTTCCGAAGCCGCGGGACATGCGCGGCCGGTGGGCGGCCTTCGCCGCCGTACTCGCCGCCCGCGGATGGGGTCGCGGCTGCCACGCCACCGACGCCGTGTGGCACTTCGACGACGGTGGCGGCAACTGGGCCGACCTGCACCACGTCGACGGCGGGCGGGCCGTGCTGGTCGGGCACGACCACGAGTACTCCGACACCTACTTCGCGGCGGCCGCGGAGTACTTCCAGGAGCCGGAGACCGACCTGCTGGCCGAGGCGCCCGGCTGGTGGGCACCCCCGGCACGAGCGGCGATGGACCGGGGCCTGTGGGTCGGGTTCGTGTACGGCTACGAGCACGGCGTCTGGCGCCGCGCCGAGTACGAGGTGTCGGACGGGTTCGCGTCCGTCGGCCTCCCCGCAGTCGACGACGAGCGGTGCCGGGAGCTCGTGGTCGAGTTCACGCAGGAGGCACCCGGCCTGGCCGGTGGGGAGCCGGACCCTCGTGCTGTCGACGCGCTCATCGCCGCCGACGCCGACGTCACCGAGGCGCACGTGCGCGCGGTGATCGGCCCGACCGGATGGGACCCGGCCGCGGGCGCCGCCGCGGCGCGGGCGTTCCTCCGGGTGTGA
- a CDS encoding Gfo/Idh/MocA family protein, with translation MRIVMNGVTGRMGYRQHLVRSILAIRDDGGVLRPDGTRLQVEPVIVGRNREKLTEIARKHDIETVHTDLDAALGEDDAPVYFDSLVTSERKKTILRAIAAGKHVFTEKPIAESVAEGEELVEAAKAAGIVDGVVHDKIFLPGLIKLKRLIDSGFFGRILSVRGEFGYWVFEGDLIPAQRPSWNYRAEDGGGIVLDMYCHWNYVLEHLFGGVEAVMTKAVTHIPERWDEKGEPYEATADDAAYGIFELAGGVIAQINSSWAVRVDRKELVEFQVDGTHGSAVAGLFGCRVQHRVRTPMPVWNPDVPTDQDFRGQWEQVPDNQEFANGFRAQWEQYLLDVDAGRPHPYDFASGVRGLRLVDAALKSNAEGVRVELGS, from the coding sequence ATGCGCATCGTCATGAACGGCGTGACCGGGAGGATGGGCTACCGCCAGCACCTCGTGCGGTCCATCCTCGCGATCCGTGACGACGGCGGTGTGCTGCGCCCCGACGGCACCCGCCTGCAGGTCGAGCCGGTGATCGTCGGCCGCAACCGCGAGAAGCTCACCGAGATCGCCCGCAAGCACGACATCGAGACCGTGCACACCGATCTCGACGCCGCCCTCGGCGAGGACGACGCACCCGTCTACTTCGACTCGCTCGTCACCAGCGAGCGCAAGAAGACGATCCTGCGCGCGATCGCCGCCGGGAAGCACGTGTTCACCGAGAAGCCGATCGCGGAGTCGGTGGCCGAGGGCGAGGAGCTGGTGGAGGCCGCGAAGGCCGCCGGCATCGTCGACGGCGTGGTGCACGACAAGATCTTCCTGCCCGGGCTGATCAAGCTGAAGCGGCTGATCGACTCCGGGTTCTTCGGGCGGATCCTGTCGGTGCGCGGCGAGTTCGGCTACTGGGTGTTCGAGGGCGACCTGATCCCCGCGCAGCGGCCCAGCTGGAACTACCGGGCCGAGGACGGTGGCGGCATCGTCCTCGACATGTACTGCCACTGGAACTACGTGCTCGAGCACCTGTTCGGTGGCGTCGAGGCCGTGATGACGAAGGCCGTCACCCACATCCCGGAGCGCTGGGACGAGAAGGGCGAGCCCTACGAGGCCACCGCCGACGACGCCGCGTACGGGATCTTCGAGCTGGCCGGTGGCGTGATCGCGCAGATCAACTCGTCGTGGGCCGTGCGGGTGGACCGCAAGGAGCTCGTCGAGTTCCAGGTGGACGGCACGCACGGCTCCGCCGTCGCGGGTCTCTTCGGCTGCCGCGTCCAGCACCGGGTCCGCACGCCGATGCCCGTCTGGAACCCGGATGTGCCCACCGACCAGGACTTCCGCGGGCAGTGGGAGCAGGTGCCGGACAACCAGGAGTTCGCCAACGGCTTCCGCGCGCAGTGGGAGCAGTACCTGCTCGACGTCGACGCCGGGCGCCCGCACCCGTACGACTTCGCCAGCGGCGTCCGTGGGCTGCGGCTGGTGGACGCCGCACTCAAGTCCAACGCCGAGGGCGTCCGGGTGGAGCTGGGGTCGTGA
- a CDS encoding Nramp family divalent metal transporter, which produces MVRPEEAGPRSPLLPEVPRELSRRRLSLRTIVLFFGPGAIIASLTVGSGETVLASRLGAVFGYAILWLVVVGAVTKAAIIYASNRYIVLTGEHPMSGLARAIPGPRGWFPALIGALAVLSFPFVASALATGIGSYLNIVFGGPAVAWGLVLLVLAAALAWFGWYALLERAQVAIVSIKVALVVVAVFAAQPQWLDVIAGFVPQGFGYAPFVFTEYPEIANRSVWIEAVVFMGGLGGGMYDYIGYAGLMREKRWGALGLPGRDRAVAQPLALTDTPEERVRVRGWSRAPLGDVVLSFAAMALTAVAFVITGTEILGAAHNVPSGQNVLTYQGDVLGVIHPVFRYFYVVAIIMVFFGTMYAIWEVYSRTAYESLSAVSARVRNAGIGTTRTVVYAYVLLGGTALILTGADLVSLITPANIVGGTVACGIYGLGLLVLERRVFPAALRTRPAARVLVAVSSVVLLGSGLVALLQYVGVLR; this is translated from the coding sequence ATGGTGCGTCCAGAGGAAGCCGGGCCGAGGTCGCCCCTCCTGCCCGAGGTGCCGCGGGAGCTGTCCAGGCGGCGGTTGAGTCTCCGCACGATCGTGCTGTTCTTCGGCCCGGGAGCGATCATCGCCTCGCTCACCGTGGGCAGCGGCGAGACCGTGCTCGCCTCGCGGCTGGGTGCCGTGTTCGGCTACGCGATCCTGTGGCTGGTGGTGGTCGGCGCGGTCACGAAAGCCGCGATCATCTACGCCTCCAACCGCTACATCGTGCTCACCGGCGAACACCCCATGAGCGGCCTCGCGCGGGCCATCCCCGGGCCGCGCGGCTGGTTCCCCGCGCTGATCGGGGCCCTCGCGGTGCTGTCGTTCCCGTTCGTCGCGAGCGCGCTCGCCACCGGCATCGGCAGCTACCTCAACATCGTCTTCGGCGGCCCGGCCGTTGCCTGGGGGCTCGTGCTGCTGGTCCTCGCCGCCGCGCTGGCCTGGTTCGGCTGGTACGCGCTGCTGGAACGCGCCCAGGTGGCGATCGTCTCGATCAAGGTCGCCCTCGTGGTCGTCGCCGTGTTCGCCGCCCAGCCGCAGTGGCTGGACGTGATCGCCGGGTTCGTGCCGCAGGGCTTCGGCTACGCGCCCTTCGTCTTCACCGAGTACCCGGAGATCGCCAACCGGTCGGTGTGGATCGAGGCGGTCGTCTTCATGGGCGGGCTCGGCGGCGGCATGTACGACTACATCGGCTACGCCGGCCTCATGCGCGAGAAGCGGTGGGGCGCGCTCGGCCTGCCGGGGCGCGACCGGGCGGTGGCCCAGCCGCTCGCGCTGACCGATACCCCCGAGGAGCGGGTGCGGGTCCGCGGGTGGTCGCGGGCGCCGCTCGGCGACGTGGTGCTCAGCTTCGCGGCGATGGCGCTCACCGCGGTGGCGTTCGTGATCACCGGCACGGAGATCCTCGGCGCGGCGCACAACGTGCCGAGCGGCCAGAACGTGCTGACCTACCAGGGCGACGTGCTCGGGGTGATCCACCCGGTGTTCCGCTACTTCTACGTCGTCGCGATCATCATGGTCTTCTTCGGCACCATGTACGCGATCTGGGAGGTCTACTCCCGCACCGCGTACGAGTCGCTGTCCGCGGTCTCGGCGAGGGTCCGCAACGCCGGGATCGGCACGACGCGCACGGTCGTCTACGCCTACGTGCTGCTCGGCGGCACCGCGCTGATCCTCACCGGCGCCGACCTCGTCTCGCTGATCACGCCGGCGAACATCGTGGGTGGCACGGTGGCCTGCGGGATCTACGGGCTGGGCCTGCTCGTGCTGGAGCGGCGGGTGTTCCCCGCGGCGCTGCGCACGAGGCCTGCCGCGCGCGTGCTCGTCGCCGTGTCGTCGGTGGTGCTGCTCGGGTCAGGGCTCGTCGCGCTCCTCCAGTACGTGGGGGTGCTGCGGTGA
- a CDS encoding ABC transporter ATP-binding protein, whose protein sequence is MTITTTELGIATVGLTKAFGGVRAVDDASVEFRHGKINAVIGPNGSGKTTFFNCVTGMIRPDSGTVSYRGRDVTGKAPHRIAAAGIGRSFQLCRIFPRMTVLENVLAASRPRGIAALLGSARGTAEIKRARGWLRRVGIDHLEGVEARDLSYGQQKLLELAGVLMAEPETIMLDEPAGGVNPALIERIATLVRELNAEGRTFIVVEHNMELVMSLSDHVVVFDRGRPIAEGPPDTVRADPAVLEAYLGV, encoded by the coding sequence GTGACCATCACGACCACCGAGCTGGGCATCGCGACGGTCGGCCTCACGAAGGCCTTCGGCGGGGTGCGCGCCGTCGACGACGCGAGCGTCGAGTTCCGGCACGGGAAGATCAACGCGGTGATCGGGCCGAACGGCTCGGGCAAGACCACGTTCTTCAACTGCGTGACCGGGATGATCCGGCCCGACTCCGGCACCGTGAGCTACCGGGGCCGTGACGTCACCGGCAAGGCGCCGCACCGCATCGCCGCGGCGGGCATCGGGCGCAGCTTCCAGCTGTGCCGCATCTTCCCGCGCATGACGGTGCTGGAGAACGTGCTGGCCGCCTCCCGCCCCCGCGGCATCGCGGCGCTGCTCGGCTCGGCACGTGGAACGGCGGAGATCAAACGGGCCCGCGGGTGGTTGCGCCGCGTGGGCATCGACCACCTGGAAGGCGTCGAGGCGCGCGACCTGTCCTACGGCCAGCAGAAGCTGCTCGAGCTGGCAGGCGTCCTGATGGCGGAGCCGGAGACGATCATGCTCGACGAGCCGGCGGGTGGCGTGAACCCCGCCCTGATCGAGCGGATCGCCACGCTGGTGCGCGAGCTCAACGCGGAGGGCCGGACCTTCATCGTCGTCGAGCACAACATGGAGCTGGTGATGAGCCTGTCCGACCACGTGGTCGTGTTCGACCGCGGGCGGCCGATCGCAGAGGGTCCGCCGGACACGGTCCGGGCCGACCCAGCGGTGCTGGAGGCGTATCTCGGTGTCTGA
- a CDS encoding class I SAM-dependent methyltransferase: protein MTAWVDTGRFVREFVRDPLHTASVTPSSRALAAAMVRAIPAAGAPVVVELGPGTGAFTRAIQERTGGRARHVAVELNGRWARLLTERHPEVDVVQADARELPRLLADRGITAVDAVVSGLPWVAYTPGPDGRGLHAVITEVLAPTGVFTQFGYTWTRWAPPARRQLADLRAHFAEVTTSRTVWRNVPPAIVHEARRPIHGEE, encoded by the coding sequence GTGACGGCATGGGTGGACACCGGCCGGTTCGTTCGCGAGTTCGTGCGCGACCCCCTTCACACGGCGTCCGTGACGCCGAGCTCGCGGGCGCTCGCCGCGGCGATGGTGCGGGCAATCCCGGCGGCCGGTGCACCGGTCGTCGTCGAGCTCGGGCCCGGCACCGGAGCGTTCACCCGGGCGATCCAGGAGCGCACCGGCGGGCGGGCGCGGCACGTCGCTGTCGAGCTGAACGGGCGGTGGGCGCGGCTGCTCACCGAGCGCCACCCCGAGGTCGACGTGGTGCAGGCCGACGCCCGCGAGCTGCCCCGCCTGCTCGCCGACCGCGGCATCACCGCCGTGGACGCCGTGGTGAGCGGCTTGCCATGGGTGGCATACACCCCCGGACCCGACGGCCGCGGCCTGCACGCCGTGATCACCGAGGTCCTCGCGCCGACGGGTGTGTTCACGCAGTTCGGGTACACCTGGACCCGCTGGGCCCCACCGGCCCGGCGCCAGCTCGCGGACCTGCGGGCCCACTTCGCCGAGGTGACGACCAGTCGCACGGTGTGGCGCAACGTTCCGCCCGCGATCGTCCACGAGGCCCGCCGACCCATCCATGGTGAGGAATGA
- a CDS encoding branched-chain amino acid ABC transporter permease — protein MLSFPLWSPNPYILSAGIVVLSYAVLSTSWNFVGGFTGYMSLGHAAWFGLGAYGTALLIARAGVPSFLALGLAGVIVAVLAVPIGIAALRVRGASFVIVSIALVLVLLLVFQSWRDFTGGSDGLTVPRPFPDLLRPQHHAVFFYLFAALLGLALLAWWTIDRSRFGLGLKAIREDEDKAQSLGVPTFAYKLVAFVVSATFTALGGGMYALWFGDLDPIFQFSILIGSYMVLMALLGGVRHLFGPLLGALVVGTAIEYFKVSYGDTQFHLVATGLLLAVVVLFMPDGVIPAVAGLVARFRPQQGSIREETAAELLERDRSSASPPTQRQNRAEVRR, from the coding sequence GTGCTGTCGTTCCCGCTCTGGAGCCCGAACCCCTACATCCTGTCCGCTGGCATCGTCGTGCTCTCGTACGCGGTGCTCTCGACGTCGTGGAACTTCGTCGGCGGGTTCACCGGCTACATGTCGCTCGGCCACGCGGCCTGGTTCGGCCTCGGCGCGTACGGCACTGCGCTGCTGATCGCGCGGGCCGGGGTGCCGAGCTTCCTCGCGCTCGGGCTGGCCGGCGTGATCGTCGCGGTGCTCGCGGTGCCGATCGGCATCGCCGCGCTGCGGGTGCGCGGGGCGTCGTTCGTGATCGTGTCGATCGCGCTGGTGCTCGTGCTGCTGCTGGTGTTCCAGAGCTGGCGGGACTTCACCGGCGGGTCCGACGGCCTCACCGTCCCGAGGCCCTTCCCGGACCTGCTGCGGCCCCAGCACCACGCCGTGTTCTTCTACCTCTTCGCCGCACTGCTGGGCCTGGCGCTGCTCGCCTGGTGGACGATCGACCGGTCGCGATTCGGGCTCGGGCTCAAGGCGATCCGCGAGGACGAGGACAAGGCCCAGTCGCTCGGCGTGCCGACCTTCGCCTACAAGCTCGTGGCCTTCGTCGTGTCCGCGACGTTCACCGCGCTCGGCGGCGGGATGTACGCGCTGTGGTTCGGCGACCTCGACCCGATCTTCCAGTTCTCGATCCTGATCGGCTCCTACATGGTGCTGATGGCGCTGCTGGGCGGCGTGCGGCACCTGTTCGGGCCGCTGCTCGGCGCTCTGGTCGTCGGCACCGCCATCGAGTACTTCAAGGTCTCCTACGGCGACACCCAGTTCCACCTGGTCGCCACCGGGCTGCTGCTGGCGGTCGTCGTGCTGTTCATGCCCGACGGCGTGATCCCGGCGGTGGCCGGCCTCGTCGCCCGCTTCCGCCCCCAGCAGGGGTCGATCCGTGAGGAGACGGCCGCCGAGCTGCTGGAGCGGGACCGCTCGTCGGCGTCGCCGCCAACGCAGCGTCAGAACCGTGCGGAGGTGCGGCGGTGA
- a CDS encoding dihydrodipicolinate synthase family protein has product MTAVDTSIEVPAAGGGWRTVELAPPREWAAHPEPYRSRVAFAAAHVVGDPWGENVPGAPAVVDWESTLAFRRHLFSYGLGVAEAMDTAQRNMGLDWPAVQELVRRSAEQAQTHGARIAAGAGTDHRTDLTTVDDVLAAYTEQVEYVEGTGAQVILMASRQLAAVAAGPDDYVRVYEALLRQVREPVILHWLGEAFDPQLAGYWGSAEVASATDTFVQLVEAHAAKVDGVKVSLLSAEHEIGLRARLPEGVRLYTGDDFNYPELIRGDGTHHSDALLGAFAAIAPAASAALAALDDGDLERYDSEFAPTLELSRKVFEAPTFYYKTGIAFLSWLCGHQPGFTMVGGLQSARSVVHLSEVFALANEARLLPDPEAAAAKLRSLLTVAGAVR; this is encoded by the coding sequence ATGACCGCCGTTGACACATCCATCGAGGTGCCCGCCGCCGGAGGGGGGTGGCGGACCGTCGAGCTGGCGCCGCCGCGGGAGTGGGCGGCCCACCCCGAGCCGTACCGCAGCCGGGTGGCGTTCGCCGCCGCGCACGTCGTGGGCGACCCGTGGGGCGAGAACGTGCCGGGCGCGCCCGCCGTCGTCGACTGGGAGTCGACGCTGGCGTTCCGCAGGCACCTGTTCTCCTACGGCCTTGGCGTCGCCGAGGCCATGGACACCGCGCAGCGCAACATGGGCCTCGACTGGCCCGCCGTGCAGGAGCTGGTGCGCCGCAGCGCCGAGCAGGCCCAGACGCACGGGGCCCGCATCGCGGCAGGCGCGGGCACCGACCACCGCACCGACCTGACCACGGTCGACGACGTGCTGGCCGCCTACACCGAGCAGGTCGAGTACGTCGAGGGCACCGGCGCGCAGGTGATCCTGATGGCGTCGCGGCAGCTGGCCGCCGTCGCCGCGGGGCCGGACGACTACGTGCGCGTCTACGAGGCACTGCTGCGTCAGGTGCGCGAGCCGGTGATCCTGCACTGGCTCGGGGAGGCGTTCGACCCCCAGCTCGCCGGCTACTGGGGCTCCGCCGAGGTCGCCTCGGCCACGGACACGTTCGTGCAGCTCGTCGAGGCGCATGCGGCGAAGGTCGACGGGGTGAAGGTCTCGCTGCTCTCGGCGGAGCACGAGATCGGCCTGCGCGCCCGGCTGCCCGAGGGCGTGCGGCTCTACACCGGCGACGACTTCAACTACCCCGAGCTGATCCGCGGCGACGGCACGCACCACTCCGACGCGCTGCTCGGCGCGTTCGCCGCGATCGCCCCTGCCGCATCGGCGGCGCTGGCCGCGCTCGACGATGGCGACCTGGAGCGCTACGACTCCGAGTTCGCGCCCACCCTCGAGCTGTCGCGGAAGGTGTTCGAGGCGCCGACCTTCTACTACAAGACCGGGATCGCGTTCCTGTCGTGGCTCTGCGGCCACCAGCCAGGGTTCACGATGGTGGGCGGGCTGCAGTCGGCGCGGTCGGTGGTGCACCTGTCGGAGGTGTTCGCGCTGGCCAACGAGGCTCGGTTGCTGCCGGACCCGGAGGCGGCGGCTGCGAAGCTGCGCAGCCTGCTCACCGTGGCCGGGGCGGTGCGGTGA
- a CDS encoding sugar phosphate isomerase/epimerase — protein sequence MTVLDIPSGIPAHVDTPAPGDPRLARLSLNQRTTANWKLREAVDGAVGAGLPAIGLWREPVAEVGVDVARRIVDDAGLRVSSLCRGGFFTAADPAARGAAHEDNLRALDEAAGLGTTALVLVPGGLPPGDKDLTGARTRAAEAIAALVPAAVERGVTLGIEPMNPIYAADRGVISTLAQALDIAERFAPHEVGVVVDTFHLWWEPGVHAQIARAGERIVSYQVCDWITPLPADSLLARGMMGDGHIDFPAFTRAVAAAGYTGDVEVEIFHADVWAAPGEQVIATMARRYIELVQPHL from the coding sequence GTGACCGTTCTCGACATCCCCAGCGGGATCCCGGCCCACGTCGACACCCCCGCCCCCGGCGACCCGCGACTGGCCCGGCTCTCGCTCAACCAGCGCACCACCGCGAACTGGAAGCTGCGGGAGGCGGTCGACGGCGCCGTCGGCGCGGGGCTGCCGGCGATCGGGCTGTGGCGCGAGCCGGTGGCCGAGGTCGGCGTCGACGTGGCCCGCCGCATCGTGGACGACGCGGGCCTGCGCGTCTCCTCGCTGTGCCGAGGTGGCTTCTTCACCGCGGCCGATCCGGCCGCGCGCGGCGCGGCGCACGAGGACAACCTGCGTGCCCTCGACGAGGCCGCCGGCCTCGGCACGACGGCGCTGGTGCTCGTCCCCGGCGGGCTGCCGCCGGGCGACAAGGACCTCACCGGCGCCCGCACCCGCGCCGCCGAGGCGATCGCCGCGCTCGTCCCGGCCGCCGTCGAGCGTGGGGTGACCCTCGGTATCGAGCCGATGAACCCGATCTACGCCGCCGACCGCGGCGTGATCTCCACGCTCGCGCAGGCGCTCGACATCGCCGAGCGGTTCGCGCCGCACGAGGTCGGCGTCGTCGTCGACACCTTCCACCTGTGGTGGGAGCCGGGAGTCCACGCCCAGATCGCACGCGCGGGGGAGCGGATCGTGTCGTACCAGGTGTGCGACTGGATCACCCCGCTCCCCGCCGACTCACTGCTCGCCCGCGGGATGATGGGCGATGGCCACATCGACTTCCCGGCCTTCACCCGCGCCGTCGCCGCCGCCGGGTACACCGGCGACGTCGAGGTGGAGATCTTCCACGCCGACGTGTGGGCGGCCCCTGGCGAGCAGGTCATCGCCACGATGGCCCGCCGCTACATCGAGCTGGTCCAGCCCCACCTCTGA
- a CDS encoding VOC family protein has protein sequence MFNGAHVILYSRDADADRAFLRDTLAFPHVDAGDGWLIFRLPPAEVAVHPTDAEPKHEFYLMCSDIEKVLSECAAKGVAVVEPASDQGWGVLASIRLPSGTPLSIYEPRHPVAYDL, from the coding sequence ATGTTCAACGGCGCACATGTGATCCTCTACAGCCGCGACGCGGACGCCGACCGGGCGTTCCTCCGCGACACGCTCGCCTTCCCCCACGTCGACGCGGGCGACGGCTGGCTGATCTTCAGGCTCCCGCCCGCCGAGGTCGCCGTGCACCCGACCGACGCGGAGCCGAAGCACGAGTTCTACCTGATGTGCTCGGACATCGAGAAGGTGCTCAGCGAGTGCGCGGCGAAAGGCGTCGCGGTCGTCGAACCGGCGAGCGACCAGGGGTGGGGCGTCCTCGCGTCGATCAGGCTGCCGAGCGGCACTCCCCTGTCGATCTACGAGCCGCGCCACCCGGTCGCCTACGACCTCTGA
- a CDS encoding NAD(P)-dependent oxidoreductase, whose product MKVSLLGLGPMGAPVAANLVRGLGALTVWNRTPGKADEVVALGARRAASPADAAADVVLTVLPDLPQVESVLHGREGLLAGWRRDRMPEPVLVVHGTVSPVAMRTFAEGLRREHGVRVVDAPMSGGVPGAERGELSLMVGGDPADVEALAPVFAPIASTVVHFGPSGSGQLAKACNQVVVAGTIAALCEALCLADRYGLSRADLLAALAGGLAGSTVLDQKRERWLREDFTGGGSARNQLKDLRFAREAANAAEAPSELTALLHDQFHRMVAAGDGELDHSGLLRTIAAGT is encoded by the coding sequence GTGAAGGTCTCCCTGCTCGGCCTGGGACCGATGGGCGCTCCCGTGGCGGCGAACCTCGTCCGCGGGCTCGGCGCGCTGACCGTCTGGAACCGCACGCCAGGGAAGGCCGACGAGGTGGTCGCGCTGGGCGCCCGGCGGGCCGCGTCCCCCGCCGATGCCGCCGCCGACGTCGTGCTCACAGTGCTTCCCGATCTGCCGCAGGTCGAGTCGGTGCTGCACGGTCGGGAAGGGCTGCTCGCCGGCTGGCGGCGGGACCGCATGCCGGAGCCTGTGCTCGTCGTCCACGGGACGGTCTCCCCGGTCGCGATGCGGACCTTCGCGGAGGGGCTCCGGCGCGAGCACGGGGTGCGCGTCGTCGACGCCCCGATGAGCGGCGGCGTTCCCGGCGCGGAGCGGGGCGAGCTGAGCCTCATGGTCGGCGGCGACCCGGCGGACGTGGAGGCGCTGGCGCCGGTGTTCGCCCCGATCGCGTCCACCGTCGTGCACTTCGGTCCGAGCGGCTCGGGGCAGCTCGCCAAGGCGTGCAACCAGGTGGTGGTGGCCGGGACGATCGCGGCGCTGTGCGAGGCGCTCTGCCTGGCCGACCGGTACGGCCTGTCCCGTGCCGACCTGCTGGCCGCGCTCGCAGGTGGGCTCGCCGGATCGACGGTGCTCGACCAGAAGCGCGAGCGGTGGCTGCGTGAGGACTTCACCGGCGGTGGCAGCGCGCGCAACCAGCTCAAGGACCTCCGGTTCGCCCGCGAGGCCGCGAACGCGGCCGAGGCGCCGTCGGAGCTGACGGCGCTGCTCCACGACCAGTTCCACCGGATGGTCGCCGCCGGCGACGGCGAGCTCGACCACTCCGGTCTCCTGCGCACGATCGCCGCGGGGACCTGA